In Spea bombifrons isolate aSpeBom1 chromosome 12, aSpeBom1.2.pri, whole genome shotgun sequence, the following proteins share a genomic window:
- the ZNF865 gene encoding zinc finger protein 865 produces MCAMEANAGDEGIHFQSYPFDFLEFLNHQRFEPMDVVNHHDHSKTVATLQGFPPQYDYCNQNQTNHVQFATTSTSKLKEFKAEVPTSISFSPSKKSEIVNTPQHNSQPSVPNSHTLFEGTFNTPQWGIVDLSSHQHLFNNLKRTLSGAQQQPSEDEIKDNKNYFCRLKYLLDSRFPCTICQKSFKQSSHLVQHMLVHTGERPYECNTCGRTYNHISSLIRHKRCHKEETGLEETNIVATPDRETAEAAVVAAAAAAAAMTASTIDPIEAPIGGIEQSITLQQDGPFTCNLCCKVFKKQSHLHQHQIIHTGEKPFSCNVCQKSFNRRESLKRHVKIHSDSLKEQCEVCGKSFRDATYLAKHQARHASDRPDYKCDLCGKSYAAPQSLLRHKQVHEQGLLQPQLSINKPIKDSTTSVTFQAQSVLPTDVTQAAPAVISTLGKMSAAYSLSSIRTPIPNTSSKNFCCSVCGRGFGRRETLKRHERIHTGEKPHQCSVCGKRFRESFHLTKHHVVHTRERPYKCELCGKVFGYPQSLTRHKQIHRLQLPCMTPVGVLPSGRPTFGCTDCGERFPDSFQLMNHKELHMSEKPYVCDTCDKCFGFIENLMWHKLIHQTAPECLLPVEQRQETEQKRQLNSVDSNIPNNMVTETLVAAATTTTRVSSAFEKHPMVPSGERFSCSVCGQSFKHFLGLVTHKYVHLVRRTLACNVCGQNFAGAYDLLLHRRKHLQKRQFTCSVCGKRFWEAALLMRHQRCHTEERPYRCTVCGRGFLHSWYLRQHKVVHTGERAYKCALCSKRFAQSSSLAEHQRLHIVARPQQCVTCGKTFRYRSNLLEHQRVHLGEKVYRCDQCGKSFFYISSILRHQRSHETKPELRCSCCLKLFKDPKYFSKHVQTHQGGRPFKCGACGEAFSNTYALKKHRHTHKMEKLYAASLTE; encoded by the coding sequence ATGTGTGCGATGGAAGCTAATGCAGGGGATGAGGGCATTCACTTTCAAAGTTATCCCTTTGATTTCCTGGAGTTCTTGAATCATCAGCGCTTTGAGCCAATGGATGTGGTCAACCACCATGACCATTCCAAAACAGTAGCAACTCTGCAAGGCTTTCCACCCCAGTATGATTATTGCAATCAAAACCAGACAAATCATGTTCAGTTTGCTACAACCAGCACGTCAAAGCTAAAGGAATTTAAAGCCGAAGTTCCTACTTCAATTTCTTTCTCCCCTTCTAAAAAGTCTGAAATTGTCAACACACCTCAACATAACAGCCAGCCATCTGTGCCAAATAGTCATACTCTATTTGAAGGAACATTTAACACACCACAGTGGGGGATAGTTGACCTTTCCAGTCACCAACATCTTTTCAATAACCTAAAACGCACATTATCAGGGGCTCAACAGCAACCGTCAGAAGAtgaaataaaagacaataagaATTATTTTTGTAGGCTAAAGTATCTCCTTGACAGCCGTTTTCCGTGTACAATTTGCCAGAAGTCCTTTAAGCAATCATCACATTTAGTACAGCACATGCTGGTGCACACTGGTGAGAGGCCCTACGAGTGTAATACATGTGGACGCACATATAACCACATCTCAAGTCTTATTCGTCATAAGCGCTGCCATAAAGAGGAAACTGGACTTGAGGAAACTAATATAGTAGCAACTCCAGACAGAGAGACTGCAGAAGCAGCAGTTGTggccgcggcggcggcggcggcggcaatGACAGCATCAACTATTGATCCTATTGAAGCACCTATAGGTGGCATAGAGCAAAGTATAACCCTACAACAGGATGGACCATTTACCTGTAATCTGTGttgtaaagtatttaaaaagcaGAGCCACCTTCACCAACACCAAATTATACATACTGGAGAAAAGCCATTCAGTTGCAATGTGTGCCAAAAAAGCTTCAATAGACGTGAAAGCTTAAAGCGTCATGTGAAAATCCACTCTGATTCTCTCAAAGAGCAGTGTGAGGTGTGTGGAAAATCATTTCGTGATGCTACATatctggcaaagcatcaagccAGGCATGCAAGTGATCGGCCGGATTATAAATGTGATTTgtgtggcaagtcctatgctgcCCCACAAAGTCTTTTAAGGCATAAACAGGTGCATGAACAAGGTCTTCTGCAGCCACAGCTGTCCATTAACAAGCCAATTAAAGATTCTACTACATCAGTTACTTTTCAAGCACAATCAGTTCTACCCACAGATGTTACTCAAGCTGCCCCTGCAGTTATTAGTACTCTTGGAAAAATGAGTGCTGCTTATAGTCTGTCGTCAATAAGAACACCTATCCCAAACACTTCTAGCAAAAACTTTTGTTGTTCTGTATGTGGTCGTGGTTTTGGTAGAAGAGAAACACTAAAACGTCATGAGCGTATTCACACAGGAGAAAAGCCACACCAGTGTTCAGTGTGTGGCAAGCGTTTTAGAGAATCTTTTCACCTCACTAAGCATCATGTAGTCCACACACGAGAAAGACCATACAAATGTGAATTGTGTGGAAAGGTTTTTGGTTACCCTCAGAGTTTGACCCGCCACAAGCAGATCCACAGACTTCAGCTGCCTTGTATGACACCTGTTGGAGTCCTCCCGTCTGGTAGACCCACATTTGGATGCACAGATTGCGGTGAGAGGTTTCCAGACTCTTTTCAGCTTATGAACCACAAAGAGTTGCACATGAGTGAGAAGCCTTACGTGTGTGACACATGTGACAAATGCTTTGGTTTTATTGAAAACCTGATGTGGCATAAACTGATACACCAGACGGCCCCAGAATGCCTACTTCCTGTAGAACAACGTCAAGAAACTGAACAAAAACGACAGTTAAATAGTGTGGATAGTAATATTCCTAATAATATGGTTACTGAAACGCTAGTAGCAGCTGCTACAACCACTACCAGAGTTTCTTCCGCTTTTGAGAAGCATCCTATGGTACCTAGTGGTGAAAGATTCTCTTGCAGTGTTTGTGGTCAGAGTTTTAAGCACTTCTTGGGATTAGTTACTCATAAATACGTGCACTTGGTAAGGCGCACTCTGGCTTGTAACGTCTGTGGACAGAACTTTGCTGGGGCCTATGATCTGTTACTTCATCGTCGCAAACACTTACAGAAGCGACAATTTACTTGTTCTGTGTGTGGGAAACGCTTCTGGGAAGCAGCTCTTCTGATGAGACATCAACGTTGCCATACAGAAGAGAGGCCTTACCGTTGTACAGTTTGTGGAAGAGGCTTTTTACATTCATGGTACCTTCGGCAACACAAAGTTGTACACACTGGTGAGAGAGCTTACAAGTGTGCCTTGTGCAGTAAGCGTTTTGCACAGTCCTCCAGCTTAGCAGAGCACCAGAGACTACACATTGTTGCTCGTCCTCAGCAATGCGTGACTTGTGGCAAGACTTTTCGTTATCGCTCCAATCTCTTAGAGCACCAGCGTGTGCACTTAGGTGAAAAGGTTTACCGATGTGACCAGTGTGGTAAAagttttttctatatttcttcAATTCTGCGTCATCAAAGATCCCATGAAACTAAGCCTGAATTGCGCTGTTCTTGTTGTCTCAAACTGTTCAAGGACCCAAAGTATTTCAGCAAACACGTACAAACCCATCAGGGAGGGCGTCCGTTCAAATGTGGTGCTTGTGGTGAGGCTTTCAGCAATACCTATGCACTGAAGAAGCACCGGCATACACATAAAATGGAGAAACTTTATGCAGCTTCCCTTACTGAATGA